GCACAGCTTCAGCAGCATGCAGAGAAATTTTCAGCCTCTCAACCAAGCCAGGGCCAAGTTTCTTGCCCAAGACCCGGTTGACCGTATCCGTTGTGAGCAACCTGTCAAAGACAACGTTAATGAAGCCAGAAAGAAAAGCTCCACCAACAAGTGCACCAGCCATGATGATATGATGATATGATAAGGTAAGAGAACAATGGTTGCAGTGTAGTGAACTGCTAAGTTTTTCTGAATCAAGTAGTGTATGCTTAGGAGGAGTCAAAGATTCCTTAGCAAGAAGACATGGTATGGGTCTCCGAGGTAACTTAAAATAATTCTAAGCAGTGGAGCTCCTAGCTGGCTTTGTACCTCTTCATTTTTCAATTCTTGTTTGAAAGATGCAACAGATTATTAAATAGAAATAGTGTTGTTGTTTCGATGTGAGCAACGGTCACTAAAGCTTTGTGGAAACTAGAGGTAGCCCCGccttatttattgaataatttatatataattttatataattatttaactaaaatataatattaattaaaatatagtttattagtttataaatttgaattcatttatttttataaaagacaTAGGTCTTTTTTATCAGAACTGTATAAAATTATagctttatttgttatttttatttttatattcgtTTTAGTTgtgatattttatcttttcatatGATGTTTTTTGCCTtacaaataattaaagaaaaaattgaaaaaaataaatgagacTGAAAAATACCAAaagtataatataaaattataaattagttttataatCATGATATATTTGAATATACCTAGTAAAGAGATGTGCCAAATTTAAACTTACTTGAATAtagaaaaatgaatgaaaatgaaacatataaaaaatattgatggttttcaatggctaagagaaggggatTGAATCTTAGTCCCTTTTTCATTTCAAAATAATTGCTGGTCTTTGAAATAACTTCTAGAggctttttttactttttgtctCGCCCCTGGCCAcaagactttttctttttgtctcatcACTTGGCATGAGATATTTTTCGGTTTTATCTCCTGTGCAGCAGAAACATAAACAgagtagaagagagaaaattacaccTAAATATAttctggttcagctgctaagtgcagtgcagcctacatccagtctccatcacaaagatgatgaaatttcactataatctttcttgattacaaacaccaattctccctaggaactacccttcctatctgggacaagtccagaatctaaTCCCaaactgaacttgacttggtcactaCCAAGATttcaactgtaaagtgctaacccaacttacaaggagattcccacagaatcatgaaacacaacacagatgtacaaaagaactctaaggacatctatacctttttcttttaattttgcactctctgcctttttccgctctatggctttttacAAATCTCACTATTTGCctttttttccatgagactcaagacatgacaaaattaaacagaaaaattacaaaataagaacattgaaggagaagaaaatttgTTAGtttaggtagctctgagaactctgtgccttgcactctcactccTTACTTCAAGCCCTGACTGTTCTCCCTTACTTATAGGGGGAAGCCTCCATGGTTGAAACCAACCAAACCAagctaaacttcttcttcttcatgcaaaccggttcggccagagagaggGGATAGGAAACCAAATGCattaaccaacatgcaattattTCTGGTCCTTCCTTGGTCACCAATAAGCACCAATCCGAGCCATCCCTTCTTGCTTGCACTCCAAGAAGAACTCCTAGCcattgatgcttcatgatgcaTGACAACTCATCCTGCTCCacttttgcttcctccttcacgTAGCCATCCTAGCTACCTTCTGTGATGAGTGAACCCAAAAGCATAAACGAGCCATCCTTCCAAGGATCTTCCTCCACTGACCGAAATCTTCTTCATCCATTTTTGGGTATGGAGAAGTCAAGATCtcttcaccaaatcttaccataaGTGATGAGAATCtcagccacagcatactttttgttttcttgccatcattgtgatggtcttgtggcatgcttcttcttctctatggTAGCTTGCTATAACTTCCATGGTTGCTACTGTGATATGACCGAATAGAGAAGAAggataagagagaagagagagttgaaagaaaagcaattaaatgagattgaataaattaattaaaaatgagttgcttttacttccctctTTGCTGAGTAGTGTGTAGCATTAGTGCTTGCAATCAAATCAATGACAATTTCTCTCTTATGTTTCCCATGCATGTATTAACTtcactttaataaaatttgaattccaccaCATGGTAAAAATTGAGATCCGTTTGAGGTAAAATATTTTGCTTTCCTTCAATGTTGGTTTCGGACCAAATTTAATGGTCTTGGAGCAAGAATTTAACTTGGGCTTGTATCACACATTCTGGCCCAATGACAAAACAATAATTCAGCCACAAGAATCAAAGAAATTTTGTATCAATGCTGAATATGTTTAATCAATTTGGGcttgttgttttaatttttcatttttcggCCCAATTAAACCTACATTGCAAAATAGTTAATTAGCATATATTAATTGAAATCCTATTAATAACTttacaattaattatattaataatgtttgatcatcataaaattaaattagagttttctaaactcatcaaatataatataaatttatgaataaattttataatcatGATATATTTGAATATACTTAATAAGAAAATGTGACAAATTTAAACTTATTTGAAAGAATCTTTGCTAATTGGTATGAGAGATTAAGAAATATAGAATAGTAAGAGTCTTATACGATATATATAAGTAGaccaaataatataataatgaaaGGGGTAAAAAACCATTATAAGCCAATGCCCTCTAGAATTTACGTATATCAGCCAAACCGAAAATGGTTTCAGTAATGCGCCAGatgatatattaatataattcgaaccaaagTGGTTTGAACTGCATTTGGTAATCATTCGAACTAGGGCAGTTCGAATTACTAGTTGAGTGTTCTTAATAAATCGAACCAGGTAGGTTCGAACTATGAATGCACGTAATTCGATCCAGGGTGGTTCGAATTATAGAGAGAGAAGCCGGCCaaagtaattcgaaccaggctgGTTCGAATTAAACAAACCATAATTCGAAGGAGGCCGGTTCGAATTAGTGGGAGACAGAGCTCTATATATATGGTTGTAAACGTGAGTTGGTCTCATTAGAGGGAGTAAGATGGCTAGTAAGGAGAATTTTGTTGGTTTGGTTCACCACAGAGGATCCATTAAGAGAAAAACTCGTTCCGGAGTGAAGTTCACAGATAAGGATCCTCTCTGTATTGTCGTTTCTACCGTGCATCGAGGCATTCCGTCATTGCAAGCCGCTAGTCAGCATCAACGGCACCCATCTGTATGGCAAGTACGGGGTAACGTTGCTCATCGCAATTGCACAGGACGGGAACTCCAACATTCTACATGTTGCATTCGCACTAGTAGAGGGTGAGAATGCTGAGTCTTGGACATTCTTTCTCTCCCACCTTCGTCAGCACGTGACACCGCAGCCGGGTCTGCTAGTTATATCGGACAGGTATAACGGCATCAAGGCTGCGCTTGAGACTCCTGATGGAGGTTGGCTACCTCCATCTGCATACCGTGCATTCTGCATTCGACACGTAGCTGCTAATTTTGCCCTTACATTCAAGGGCAAAGACGCACGGAGGCTTCTTGTGAATGCGGCGTATGCCAAGACCGAGGTTGAGTTTGATTACTGGTTTGATATTCTGCAGTCTGAAGACCCGGCGATGTGTGAGTGCGCGAACCGGATTGATTATTCCTTGTGGACTCAGCATCGTGATGAGGGGCGGAGATTCGGTCACATGACGACGAATATCTCGGAGTGTGTGAACTCAATCCTCAAGGGTGTCAGAAACCTACCTGTACCCTCGTTGGTTAAGGCAACATATGGAAGGCTTGTGGAACTTTTTGTTCGCAAGGGGAGAGAGGCTGAGGCCCAGATGGGAACCAGACAACAATTCAGTCAGCACTTGGTGAAGTGTATTGAGGCAAACTTGAAGACGGCTAGGTGCTTCACGGTGACTTTGTATGACAGGGATAATTTCGAGTTCACCGTAGCAGAAACCACTCCGACTGGTTCCTTCTCATTGGGTAGCTACAGAGTATCGCTTGCCTCTCGGACATGTGACTGCGGGTACTTCCAGGCGCTACATTTCCCGTGTCAGCACGCACTTGCATGTTGTGCCTACTCACGGGTAAACTGGACCACTTATGTTCACAGTGTGTACCGGATTAGTTCGGTATTCAGTGTGTATCGGATGAGATTCACCCCTCCCATTCCAGAGGGTTTATGGCCACCATACGACGGGCCCACTGTGATACCGGACCCTGACAAGAGGCGTGCGAGAGAGGGTCGTCCGAGGTCCACCAGGATACGAACAAATATGGACGAGGTAGATCCAAACCGTCCAAAGAGATGTGGCCTATG
This sequence is a window from Arachis duranensis cultivar V14167 chromosome 2, aradu.V14167.gnm2.J7QH, whole genome shotgun sequence. Protein-coding genes within it:
- the LOC107472841 gene encoding uncharacterized protein LOC107472841 — translated: MASKENFVGLVHHRGSIKRKTRSGVKFTDKDPLCIVVSTVHRGIPSLQAASQHQRHPSDGNSNILHVAFALVEGENAESWTFFLSHLRQHVTPQPGLLVISDRYNGIKAALETPDGGWLPPSAYRAFCIRHVAANFALTFKGKDARRLLVNAAYAKTEVEFDYWFDILQSEDPAMCECANRIDYSLWTQHRDEGRRFGHMTTNISECVNSILKGVRNLPVPSLVKATYGRLVELFVRKGREAEAQMGTRQQFSQHLVKCIEANLKTARCFTVTLYDRDNFEFTVAETTPTGSFSLGSYRVSLASRTCDCGYFQALHFPCQHALACCAYSRVNWTTYVHSVYRISSVFSVYRMRFTPPIPEGLWPPYDGPTVIPDPDKRRAREGRPRSTRIRTNMDEVDPNRPKRCGLCRQPGHTRRSCPQLGGSSHTGGL